Proteins from one Aquila chrysaetos chrysaetos chromosome 5, bAquChr1.4, whole genome shotgun sequence genomic window:
- the RAB11A gene encoding ras-related protein Rab-11A isoform X2: MGTRDDEYDYLFKVVLIGDSGVGKSNLLSRFTRNEFNLESKSTIGVEFATRSIQVDGKTIKAQIWDTAGQERYRAITSAYYRGAVGALLVYDIAKHLTYENVERWLKELRDHADSNIVIMLVGNKSDLRHLRAVPTDEARAFAEKNGLSFIETSALDSTNVEAAFQTILTEIYRIVSQKQMSDRRENDMSPSNNVVPIHVPPTTENKPKMQCCQNI; this comes from the exons ATGGGCACCCGCGACGACGAGTACGACTATCTCTTCAAAG TTGTACTTATTGGGGACTCTGGAGTAGGCAAGAGTAACCTTCTGTCTCGATTCACTCGCAATGAGTTTAacttggaaagcaaaagcacCATTGGAGTGGAGTTTGCAACAAGAAGCATTCAAGTTGATGGGAAGACAATAAAGGCTCAGATATGGgacacagcagggcaggagcgATACCGAGCTATAACATCAGC GTACTATCGCGGAGCTGTAGGGGCATTACTGGTGTATGACATTGCTAAGCACCTTACTTATGAGAATGTAGAGCGATGGTTGAAAGAGCTGAGAGACCATGCTGACAGCAATATTGTAATCATGCTTGTGGGAAACAAGAGTGACTTGCGCCACCTGAGAGCAGTCCCTACAGATGAGGCCAGAGCTTTTGCAG AAAAGAATGGTTTGTCATTTATCGAGACGTCTGCTTTAGATTCTACAAATGTGGAAGCAGCTTTCCAGACTATTCTGACAG AGATCTATCGTATTGTTTCCCAGAAGCAAATGTCTGACAGACGTGAAAACGATATGTCTCCAAGCAACAATGTGGTTCCCATTCATGTCCCTccaaccactgaaaacaaaccaaagatgCAGTGCTGTCAGAATATATAG
- the RAB11A gene encoding ras-related protein Rab-11A isoform X1, translating into MNVSLPGTGQKGKRAREDYVCTLTIWNSGFGNISSMGFRQVVLIGDSGVGKSNLLSRFTRNEFNLESKSTIGVEFATRSIQVDGKTIKAQIWDTAGQERYRAITSAYYRGAVGALLVYDIAKHLTYENVERWLKELRDHADSNIVIMLVGNKSDLRHLRAVPTDEARAFAEKNGLSFIETSALDSTNVEAAFQTILTEIYRIVSQKQMSDRRENDMSPSNNVVPIHVPPTTENKPKMQCCQNI; encoded by the exons ATGAATGTCTCCTTACCAGGCACTGGCCAAAAAGGCAAAAG AGCTCGAGAGGATTATGTCTGCACTTTGACCATTTGGAACTCTGGATTTGGG AACATAAGCAGCATGGGATTCAGAcaag TTGTACTTATTGGGGACTCTGGAGTAGGCAAGAGTAACCTTCTGTCTCGATTCACTCGCAATGAGTTTAacttggaaagcaaaagcacCATTGGAGTGGAGTTTGCAACAAGAAGCATTCAAGTTGATGGGAAGACAATAAAGGCTCAGATATGGgacacagcagggcaggagcgATACCGAGCTATAACATCAGC GTACTATCGCGGAGCTGTAGGGGCATTACTGGTGTATGACATTGCTAAGCACCTTACTTATGAGAATGTAGAGCGATGGTTGAAAGAGCTGAGAGACCATGCTGACAGCAATATTGTAATCATGCTTGTGGGAAACAAGAGTGACTTGCGCCACCTGAGAGCAGTCCCTACAGATGAGGCCAGAGCTTTTGCAG AAAAGAATGGTTTGTCATTTATCGAGACGTCTGCTTTAGATTCTACAAATGTGGAAGCAGCTTTCCAGACTATTCTGACAG AGATCTATCGTATTGTTTCCCAGAAGCAAATGTCTGACAGACGTGAAAACGATATGTCTCCAAGCAACAATGTGGTTCCCATTCATGTCCCTccaaccactgaaaacaaaccaaagatgCAGTGCTGTCAGAATATATAG
- the RAB11A gene encoding ras-related protein Rab-11A isoform X3, translating into MSPYQALAKKAKVVLIGDSGVGKSNLLSRFTRNEFNLESKSTIGVEFATRSIQVDGKTIKAQIWDTAGQERYRAITSAYYRGAVGALLVYDIAKHLTYENVERWLKELRDHADSNIVIMLVGNKSDLRHLRAVPTDEARAFAEKNGLSFIETSALDSTNVEAAFQTILTEIYRIVSQKQMSDRRENDMSPSNNVVPIHVPPTTENKPKMQCCQNI; encoded by the exons ATGTCTCCTTACCAGGCACTGGCCAAAAAGGCAAAAG TTGTACTTATTGGGGACTCTGGAGTAGGCAAGAGTAACCTTCTGTCTCGATTCACTCGCAATGAGTTTAacttggaaagcaaaagcacCATTGGAGTGGAGTTTGCAACAAGAAGCATTCAAGTTGATGGGAAGACAATAAAGGCTCAGATATGGgacacagcagggcaggagcgATACCGAGCTATAACATCAGC GTACTATCGCGGAGCTGTAGGGGCATTACTGGTGTATGACATTGCTAAGCACCTTACTTATGAGAATGTAGAGCGATGGTTGAAAGAGCTGAGAGACCATGCTGACAGCAATATTGTAATCATGCTTGTGGGAAACAAGAGTGACTTGCGCCACCTGAGAGCAGTCCCTACAGATGAGGCCAGAGCTTTTGCAG AAAAGAATGGTTTGTCATTTATCGAGACGTCTGCTTTAGATTCTACAAATGTGGAAGCAGCTTTCCAGACTATTCTGACAG AGATCTATCGTATTGTTTCCCAGAAGCAAATGTCTGACAGACGTGAAAACGATATGTCTCCAAGCAACAATGTGGTTCCCATTCATGTCCCTccaaccactgaaaacaaaccaaagatgCAGTGCTGTCAGAATATATAG